One region of Vigna angularis cultivar LongXiaoDou No.4 chromosome 10, ASM1680809v1, whole genome shotgun sequence genomic DNA includes:
- the LOC108335774 gene encoding ATP-dependent DNA helicase homolog RECG, chloroplastic isoform X3, with protein sequence MCICGKQIATVVVSQGTFFNRKMRYCNFLPWKMCYRLKHKLAEKKSIRRVGSCSKLRKKVIAVMDYNLSDLIGNGSDEMKSEMSPKDALDDVDISLICKRFPSITLGSAARVDLYDGTTSCSETMNSLTTENFENCFSNSSETRWVQSALSEEWPSLYVKHSSVSSSTSGKDSLLPDLMSSIQEKNSDQITGEDCQMKVAMESQPNPTLSELFLDKSINCIPGLSKRHYRKLEDCGFHTLRKLLLHFPRSYANMQNGHIKIDDGQYLIFVGKVLSSRGVKANYSLSFLEVVVGCEIAESECGFEHVTTDAIGVQERTIYLHLKKFFRGSRFTFKAFLQRLAEKYQEGDIVCVGGKVRTMRAKDHYEMREYNIDVLEDVKDLSFFAKERPYPIYPSKGGLNPNFLRDTIARALQALPVNVDPIPKGITEQFGLPSLHDAYIGIHKPKDISEADLARKRLIFDAFFYLQLGRLFQMLESLGTQIEKDGLLDKYKSPENNVMGTEEWSSLTKRVIEVLPYTLTTSQQHAVSEIIWDLKRPVPMNRLLQGDVGCGKTVVAFLACMEVIGSGYQAAFMVPTELLAIQHYDRLLKLLEKLDDGMSNPTVALLTGSTSLKQSRMIRKGIQTGEISMVIGTHSLIAESVEFLALRIAVVDEQHRFGVIQRGRFNSKLYYASSNSNMEEAVTDDSSKIDAYMAPHVLAMSATPIPRTLALALYGDMSLTQEMEIMEQLLKVLLLQ encoded by the exons ATG TGTATTTGTGGCAAGCAAATTGCAACTGTTGTGGTCTCTCAAGGTACTTTCTTTAACAGAAAAATGAG GTATTGCAATTTTCTACCTTGGAAAATGTGTTACCGGCTAAAGCATAAGCTCGCAGAGAAGAAGTCTATTCGACGGGTCGGAAGCTGTTCCAAGTTGCGGAAAAAA GTAATTGCTGTCATGGATTACAACCTTTCTGACCTAATTGGTAATGGAAGTGATGAAATGAAATCTGAAATGAGTCCCAAAGATGCATTAGATGATGTGGACATCTCTTTGATATGTAAGAGGTTTCCATCAATTACCTTGGGTAGCGCTGCTCGAGTGGATTTGTATGATGGGACTACATCATGTTCTGAAACAATGAACTCTTTGACAacagaaaattttgaaaattgtttttctaattcTTCAGAGACAAGGTGGGTTCAAAGTGCTCTTTCTGAAGAATGGCCTTCTTTATATGTCAAGCATTCTAGTGTATCATCTTCCACATCAGGAAAAGATTCTTTGCTGCCTGATTTAATGTCttcaatacaagaaaaaaattcagATCAAATCACCGGGGAAGATTGTCAAATGAAAGTGGCAATGGAGTCACAGCCAAATCCTACACTAAGTGAGTTATTTCTTGACAAGTCTATAAATTGCATACCTGGGTTGAGTAAGAGGCACTACAGGAAGCTGGAGGACTGCGGATTTCACACT TTACGAAAATTGCTGCTCCATTTTCCACGATCATATGCTAATATGCAGAATGGacatattaaaattgatgatgggcaatatttgatttttgttggAAAAGTCTTATCTTCAAG GGGTGTCAAAGCTAATTATTCATTGTCATTTCTTGAGGTGGTTGTGGGCTGCGAAATTGCTGAAAGTGAATGTGGTTTTGAGCATGTGACCACTGATGCTATTGGTGTGCAAGAGAGGACAATTTATTTACATCTAAAGAAATTTTTTCGTGGTTCACGTTTTACCTTCAAAGCTTTTCTTCAAAGGCTTGCAGAAAAGTATCAAGAGGGAGACATAGTATGTGTTGGTGGCAAG gtcAGGACTATGCGTGCTAAAGATCACTATGAGATGAGAGAATATAATATTGATGTGCTTGAAGATGTAAAAGATTTGTCCTTTTTCGCTAAAGAGAGGCCATATCCTATCTATCCTTCAAAAGGGGGTTTGAACCCAAATTTTCTTAGGGACACTATTGCAAG AGCTTTACAAGCCTTGCCTGTCAATGTAGATCCAATTCCTAAAGGTATCACAGAGCAATTTGGACTACCAAGTCTTCATGAT GCATATATTGGAATCCACAAACCCAAGGATATAAGTGAAGCTGATTTGGCTCGCAAGAGACTCATATTTGATGCGTTTTTTTACCTGCAG TTAGGACGCTTATTCCAAATGCTGGAAAGTCTTGGTACCCAAATAGAAAAGGATGGATTGCTTGATAAGTATAAAAGTCCAGAAAATAATGTTATGGGCACTGAGGAATGGTCTTCTCTCACCAAGAGGGTTATTGAGGTCCTTCCATATACTCTTACAACCAGTCAACAACATGCTGTTTCAGAAATTATTTGGGATCTAAAAAGACCAGTTCCAATGAATCGGCTTCTTCAG GGTGATGTTGGATGTGGAAAAACTGTTGTAGCTTTTCTTGCATGCATGGAGGTTATTGGCTCTGGCTATCAG GCTGCTTTCATGGTTCCAACTGAGTTGCTTGCAATCCAGCATTATGATCGTTTGCTTAAATTGCTTGAAAAGTTGGATGATGGCATGAGCAACCCAACTGTTGCTTTACTCACAGGTTCAACCTCACTAAAACAATCCCGGATGATTCGTAAG GGTATCCAGACTGGAGAAATCTCGATGGTCATAGGAACCCACAGTTTGATAGCAGAAAGTGTAGAATTCTTAGCCTTACGTATTGCTGTGGTGGATGAACAGCATCGCTTTGGTGTGATTCAAAGGGGAAGATTTAACAGTAAG TTATACTATGCATCTTCAAATTCAAACATGGAAGAGGCCGTCACAGATGATTCCTCAAAGATTGATGCTTATATGGCTCCACATGTTCTTGCAATGTCTGCTACTCCTATCCCAAGAACACTTGCACTTGCTTTATATGGTGACATGTCATTGACACAG GAGATGGAAATAATGGAGCAGCTGCTGAAAGTGCTGTTGCTACAATAG